From one Brachypodium distachyon strain Bd21 chromosome 4, Brachypodium_distachyon_v3.0, whole genome shotgun sequence genomic stretch:
- the LOC100823520 gene encoding uncharacterized protein LOC100823520 produces MTTEYLRVEKLHHGVSAKRMEMQPELSLGPTWPALGFASAKSTKSSSSESDGTSRKKRKHYTWEEPVSHPNLELHLNDPLPLDWEQCLDLQSGRMYYLNRKTLKRSWIRPKEQGVNLELNMSTTPMNVGVVDGNNGAAFPTLPQVTERADAVSSSGGNMIAVPCANCHLLVMLCKSSPSCPNCKYVQPLAPAMPQAAHRRLNAAVKPLETLSLLH; encoded by the exons ATGACCACTGAATACCTTAGAGTGGAGAAGCTCCATCATGGGGTGAGTGCCAAGAGGATGGAGATGCAACCGGAGCTGTCGCTTGGCCCGACGTGGCCAGCGCTGGGCTTCGCCTCGGCGAAGAGCACCAAGAGCTCGTCGTCCGAGTCGGACGGGACCTCccggaagaagaggaagcacTACACCTGGGAGGAGCCTGTGTCACACCCGAACCTGGAGCTCCATCTCAATGACCCCCTGCCCCTGGACTGGGAGCAGTGCCTGGACCTCCAA TCTGGAAGGATGTATTACCTGAACAGGAAGACGTTGAAGAGGAGCTGGATCAGGCCCAAGGAGCAGGGCGTAAACCTGGAGCTCAACATGTCGACCACACCGATGAACGTCGGCGTCGTGGACGGCAACAACGGTGCCGCTTTCCCCACTCTCCCACAAGTGACAGAGAGGGCGGATGCCGTGAGCAGCTCCGGAGGCAACATGATCGCCGTGCCGTGCGCCAACTGCCACCTCCTAGTCATGCTCTGCAAGTCCTCCCCTTCCTGCCCCAACTGCAAGTACGTGCAGCCGTTGGCACCGGCAATGCCACAGGCAGCTCATCGGAGGCTCAATGCTGCAGTGAAGCCGCTGGAGACTCTGAGCCTTCTCCACTAG